In a genomic window of Penaeus vannamei isolate JL-2024 chromosome 38, ASM4276789v1, whole genome shotgun sequence:
- the LOC138859882 gene encoding uncharacterized protein — protein MDLVPLDILWCQCQGNASATPHVQLIHRQLAQMHADATHHALCYVGVVLALYLLGLVAIIGRSGRAERQTAASALSSCLCGALSAFGRCVTSVGRLRDLPRAAAAAPGQQQFRTTIALPPEPLQQMPGAPPSAAHKPTKPPSLQVHLVVPDDDDEMEVSMVTSVAE, from the coding sequence ATGGATCTGGTGCCGCTGGACATCCTGTGGTGCCAGTGCCAGGGCAACGCCAGCGCCACGCCGCACGTGCAGCTGATCCACCGCCAGCTGGCCCAGATGCACGCCGACGCCACCCACCACGCCCTCTGCTACGTGGGCGTGGTGCTCGCGCTCTACCTGCTGGGCCTCGTCGCCATCATCGGGCGGTCGGGGCGCGCCGAGCGGCAGACGGCGGCGTCGGCGCTGTCCTCGTGCCTCTGCGGCGCCCTCTCCGCCTTCGGCCGCTGCGTCACCTCCGTCGGGCGGCTGCGAGACTtgccgagggcggcggcggcggctccggGCCAGCAGCAGTTCAGGACCACGATAGCGCTGCCGCCGGAGCCCCTCCAGCAGATGCCGGGGgcgccgccctccgccgcccacaAGCCGACCAAGCCGCCCTCGCTGCAGGTCCACCTGGTCGTcccggacgacgacgacgagatgGAGGTCTCGATGGTGACCTCCGTGGCCGAGTGA